From Candidatus Endomicrobium procryptotermitis:
AAGCAAAACCAAGCATAAAAGAAAACAATATGCCCATAGACAAGTTCGGCGAAAAGTTTCCTTTTTCGGCCACAGGACCTATCATTAACGAAGACAATACACAAAATATCAGAGCTGCAACAATCGGATTAATGCCAAAAAATAAGCCGAGTATCGCTCCCGCAAAAGCCGTATGCGTCATAGCAACGCCCACAAACGGAATATTGAGGAGATAAACCCACACTCCTATAATTCCACAGGCAAGACCGGCAAAAAAAGACGCCGTTAAAGCTTTTATAAAAAAATAGCTGTACAAAAATTCCATACAGAGCCACCGCCTTATCCGTACACATCATATTCACGCACTTTTTCTTTTATGTTTTTATTATCCGTACTCAAAACTATTTTGCCATCTTTAAGCATAAAAACTTTTTCACAGCATTGAGGTATCATATCGATATCGTGGGTGACTATAAGACAGGTAAAATTAAACCCGAGATAAAGCTTTTCTATAAAATTCAAAAATATCTTTTGCGAACCCGGATCTAAACTTGCCTGCGGCTCGTCAAGAAATATTATTTCGGGCTGCTGGGCAAGAACCCGCGCTATTGAAACTTTTTGTGATTCTCCACCGGAAATTTCACCTAAAGTAGAATCGGCGATATGTTCTATCTGGGCAATTCTCAATGAATTATTCACAATCTTTCTATCTGTTTCGTCGAATTTTTTAAAAATACCATTTTTTGCAAACCGGCCGACACTTACCGCCTGAAATACGGAGATGGGCGAATTTTTCCATGAAACGTTGTTTTGCGGGACGTAACCAATAATATTCTTGTTTATATCTTTTAAATCTCTGCCGAAAATTTTTATGATTCCACTGAATTTCTGCAAACCGCAAACTGATTTTATGAGCATACTTTTTCCAGCCCCGTTTGCTCCTATAAGCGCAGAAAAGCTGCCTTTTTCAATACTGAGACAGGCTCTGTTTAACACCTTTTTTTTTGGAAAACTTACTTCAAGATTTTGTATATCTACGGCGGAACTCATTGAATGGCCTTATGCAGTCTTTTCCCATTGTCTTTTAAAGTATTTACATATGAATTTCCTATAGGGAAATTACTTATCACGCACTGTTTAGCGTTAATATTGTCCGCAAGCTCTCTTCCACTACCGGCGCCGGATTGAAGGTTATCAACGATTACTGTTACACCCTGTTTTTTGCCTTTGCTTACCAAATATGCAAGCTTTTTTACGGTCAAGTCTTCGGTTTTCCCGTAAGTTGAGACCACTTCAAAACCTATCCATTCGAGAAAATCTTTTATTTTATCATTAGAAATTACCTTTTTGCCGTAAGCGCTTTCAAGCTGTTTTTTCACTTCATCGGAAGCAAAGTTTATGCGGAAAACATAATCCGTAAAATTATCCTCATAATATTTAGCGTTTTCAACGTCCATATAAGCAAGCATATCCTTTATTTCTTCAGCTGCGCGTATATGTATATATGGTATCATCCAATTGCCTTCTGTTGATACCTGTTTATACAAAATGCCTCTGTTACCCGCTTGAAGTTTAAGTCTGCTTATCCAGTTTTCCCATTTATGACTTAAAACCAAATTGCTGTTTTCCGTGCGTTCAACAACTTTTGGGGTTATATCATAGCTGCTAGGGCATATAAGAGGTTGGATTATCATGTACACGTCAACCTTGTTGCCACCGATTTCTTTAACAACCTGATAAATATCCGCAGTAGTTACAGTTATAACAATTTTCGTCTTATTGGGATCTTCAAAAGGAACAGCAAAAATGCTTTGATATAAGAGCAAAAAAGGAAGAAGAATAAATGTGATAAATTTTTTTATTTTATTTTCCATACAATTCTGTTGTCCTTATACGCAAATCGGTTTTTAATTGTCTTGCGGCCGTGCATAATGCTGCGACCGCAAGATTTGTAATATTATAGTGTATTTTTACATTAAAGAAAATAAAATATTATATGTGTCATTCTTTAAAATTTATATACAGCTCCAATGGTTGCAGTCGCTCCAGGCATTTCATAAATTCTGTCTGCTCCGAAAGAAACTATATACATTTCATATTTCTGATTGGTAAAATTATCTGCAGCAACATAGATTGAAAACTGTTCATTGACATTAAAATGAACTTTAGCATTAAAAACATTAAAATCATCAAGTTTAACTATATTGGCACTATTTGTATTTGAAGCATAAATCGCATAATAATCAAAAACAAGCAATGCATTTACATGAAAACCAAATTTTCCTATTTTATAGTCTAAAGATAAATCAACTTTATTTTTAGCAACAGGTTGGGTTATTTTATTTTTCGAAACACCTTCTTTCAAGTCTCCCGCATCTAAATAAGAATAAGCGGCAAAACCGTTTAATTTTTTTAAGATTTCTCCCCTAAGAGAAAACTCCGCACCTTTAAATTCATAACTTCCAGAATTGTGAAACTGAACAGGAACAGGTGTATGCATTGGAGATATAAAAACTTCTTGTATATAGTTGTCGCCTTTTATTATAAAAGCGGCTGCATCAAAATCTATTCCGAAATATTTGGAATTGATTCCTGCTTCAAAGCTATCCTGAGTTTCCGGCTTTAAGTCCGGATTTCTCGGAGGAACCGTGTAAAGTTCGTTTATATAAGGAGATCTAAAACCTTTGCTGTATCCTCCCCTTAGCGCAATTTTTTCAGTAATATTATAAACAGCTCCAGCACGCGGCACAAAAACTTCTCCGGAAATCTCATCGTAATTATATCTCGCTCCAGCAAACAATTTTAGTCCAGAAATAACTTCATATTCATCTAAAGCAAATAAAGCGGCTTCTCCTTTTTTCCACGTTCCTCTTGGCATCAAAGCGGGCGGAGCAGCTGCATTTAAAACTTCGGCTTCAGAGTATTTGTACTCAATACCGTATTTTAAAGTATTACCTTCAAACAATTTGCTTTCCATGCGGGCAGTTATTCCATACAATATATCTTTTGAATGAAAACTGTCAGAAAATTTGTGTTCGCCACTGTCTGCAAAGGCAAGAATATCGATTTTTGTGTTTTCAAACCTTTTTTCATATCTTATATCTGTTGCATTTCTTTTAAAATCATAGGAAGCGGCAGATCTCGTCGACCCTGACACGTCTTTTGCAATAGGTTCATATTCGATTCCCGAAAAATCTTTTCTCGTTATTTTAATTTCGCTTGTATCATCTATTTTATATCCCAACTTTATATATGTGTCAGTTGCATTATATCCGGAATTTTCCAAATATCCATCGCTTGAAGCATTGTTTACCGAAACCTCATAAATTACTTTTTCCGATTGCCCTCCAAGATAAGCACTGTAATTTTGTGTATTGAAAGTTCCGTATGAAAAACCTATCTGTCCTTCAATAATATCCTGCGGTTCATGTGTTAAAATATTTATAAGTCCGCCGAACCCATCTCCGCCGTACAATACGGAATCAGGCGTTTTTATAACTTCTATTTCAGCAATATTTCCGACAAGCATTGTCTGGGAAACTCCGCAACCATAAAGTGAAACTTTTTCTGGCCGGCCATCAACAAATAGTCCTATTCTTCTGAAACTGTCACCAAGACCTCTTATGTTAAGATCGGACTTAATTCCAGAAGCTGCTTTTGTAACAAAAACACCCGGAACGTTACTTATTAAATCCAACATGGCCGGAGTATTTTTATTTGCTATTTCATCTCCGCTTATAATTTCTGAAGCGACAAAATCTCCCTGCGCTCCGCCACCCGCTTTCTCAAGCGATAAAGAAACTTCTCCGTCCTGTGCCAAAACTGTTTGACTTAACATAATACAAAACAACGCCGCAATAAATAATTTACGCATTACTTCCTCCCGATATTTTTTTTAAAGTTTTTAGACGATTAGAATTTTTTATTTTACAAGATTTTTTCGTTTTAAAATAAAATTTGCTGTTTCGTATAGAACATAAAGCAATATGATTCCGATAATTCCTGCAAGCAATGCGGACAAAAATTCATTTCCTATAAAAGAAAGCGAATAATCAGTAAAAAAAGATTTTGTCTCCGCCGCTTTCTCATCGAAACCGTACTTTATCGCTATGGATTCCAAAGCGTCTGGATGTGAAGAAGCAAGAAAACTTGCAAACAGAGTTATTAATGCAGGAATGCCTGCAGCGCTTATAAGAAATTTTTTATTAGTTTTCATTTGCAATCTCCAAAGTTTTTAATATTTTAAGCAAAATAAGTGTAATAACAGTTTCTACAATTGCAAAAAGAAAATGAAGAGACATCATATCTTTAAACGCCTGTCCGAATGATACGGTATTTGAAATCCCGAGCTCCGCCAAACACATAAGAGCTGCCGCCAAAACAGAAAAGAAGCATGCCGTTATAACTGCAAAATAATAATTTTTTGAAAGCAGAGCTTTATAGACATAATATGAAAGAAAAGAACCTATAAAAGCCATATTAAAAATATTGGCTCCAAGTGCCAAAAATCCTCCATCCGCAAAAAACAACGACTGTACTATAAGCACGGATGACATGATAACAAACCCCGCAAAAGGGCCTGCCAAAACTGCGGCAAATACTCCGCCAAGCAAGTGAACGGATGTTGCGGATGCTACGGTAATATTAAACATTTGGCATGAAAACACCCATACTGCTATGATTGCAAGCTTACGAAAATAGTTGCCGCCGCCGTTAGAAAACGTAATTGCACCAATACCACTGCCATTAGCCGATACCGCTGCCGTTACAGGAACGGCTTTAA
This genomic window contains:
- a CDS encoding ABC transporter ATP-binding protein, which codes for MSSAVDIQNLEVSFPKKKVLNRACLSIEKGSFSALIGANGAGKSMLIKSVCGLQKFSGIIKIFGRDLKDINKNIIGYVPQNNVSWKNSPISVFQAVSVGRFAKNGIFKKFDETDRKIVNNSLRIAQIEHIADSTLGEISGGESQKVSIARVLAQQPEIIFLDEPQASLDPGSQKIFLNFIEKLYLGFNFTCLIVTHDIDMIPQCCEKVFMLKDGKIVLSTDNKNIKEKVREYDVYG
- a CDS encoding metal ABC transporter substrate-binding protein; this encodes MENKIKKFITFILLPFLLLYQSIFAVPFEDPNKTKIVITVTTADIYQVVKEIGGNKVDVYMIIQPLICPSSYDITPKVVERTENSNLVLSHKWENWISRLKLQAGNRGILYKQVSTEGNWMIPYIHIRAAEEIKDMLAYMDVENAKYYEDNFTDYVFRINFASDEVKKQLESAYGKKVISNDKIKDFLEWIGFEVVSTYGKTEDLTVKKLAYLVSKGKKQGVTVIVDNLQSGAGSGRELADNINAKQCVISNFPIGNSYVNTLKDNGKRLHKAIQ
- a CDS encoding TonB-dependent receptor; amino-acid sequence: MRKLFIAALFCIMLSQTVLAQDGEVSLSLEKAGGGAQGDFVASEIISGDEIANKNTPAMLDLISNVPGVFVTKAASGIKSDLNIRGLGDSFRRIGLFVDGRPEKVSLYGCGVSQTMLVGNIAEIEVIKTPDSVLYGGDGFGGLINILTHEPQDIIEGQIGFSYGTFNTQNYSAYLGGQSEKVIYEVSVNNASSDGYLENSGYNATDTYIKLGYKIDDTSEIKITRKDFSGIEYEPIAKDVSGSTRSAASYDFKRNATDIRYEKRFENTKIDILAFADSGEHKFSDSFHSKDILYGITARMESKLFEGNTLKYGIEYKYSEAEVLNAAAPPALMPRGTWKKGEAALFALDEYEVISGLKLFAGARYNYDEISGEVFVPRAGAVYNITEKIALRGGYSKGFRSPYINELYTVPPRNPDLKPETQDSFEAGINSKYFGIDFDAAAFIIKGDNYIQEVFISPMHTPVPVQFHNSGSYEFKGAEFSLRGEILKKLNGFAAYSYLDAGDLKEGVSKNKITQPVAKNKVDLSLDYKIGKFGFHVNALLVFDYYAIYASNTNSANIVKLDDFNVFNAKVHFNVNEQFSIYVAADNFTNQKYEMYIVSFGADRIYEMPGATATIGAVYKF
- a CDS encoding PDGLE domain-containing protein, coding for MKTNKKFLISAAGIPALITLFASFLASSHPDALESIAIKYGFDEKAAETKSFFTDYSLSFIGNEFLSALLAGIIGIILLYVLYETANFILKRKNLVK
- a CDS encoding energy-coupling factor ABC transporter permease, yielding MHIPDGFLSNGLAGGFLAAGVAMLGFCIGKVFKAVPVTAAVSANGSGIGAITFSNGGGNYFRKLAIIAVWVFSCQMFNITVASATSVHLLGGVFAAVLAGPFAGFVIMSSVLIVQSLFFADGGFLALGANIFNMAFIGSFLSYYVYKALLSKNYYFAVITACFFSVLAAALMCLAELGISNTVSFGQAFKDMMSLHFLFAIVETVITLILLKILKTLEIANEN